Proteins from a single region of Callithrix jacchus isolate 240 chromosome 12, calJac240_pri, whole genome shotgun sequence:
- the PDIA2 gene encoding protein disulfide-isomerase A2, which yields MSRQLLPVQLLLLLLGASSSWGQEQGPESPSEEPPEEIPKEDGILVLSRHTLGLALREHPGLLVEFYAPWCGHCKALAPEYSKAAALVAAESMAVTLAKVDGPAQLELADEFGVTEYPTLKFFRHGNRTHPEEYTGPREAEHIVEWLRRRVGPSATRLEDEASAQALIDARDLVVIGFFQDLQDEDVATFLALARDALDVTFGLTDRPQLFQHFGLTKDTVVLFKKFDEGRADFPVDEELGLNLGDLSRFLVTHSMRLVTEFNSQTSSKIFAARILNHLLLFLNQSLAAHRELLTGFGEAAPHFRGQVLFVVVDVAADNEHVLRYFGLKAEAAPTLRLVNVETTKKYAPVDGDPVTATSVTAFCHAVLNGQVKPYLLSQEVPPDWDQRPVKTLVGKNFEQVAFDETKNVFVKFYAPWCTHCKEMAPAWEALAEKYEDHEDIIIAELDATANELDAFTVHGFPTLKYFPAGPGRKVIEYKSTRDLETLSKFLDNGGELPMEEPLEKLAPPSPEPPANSTVGSKEEL from the exons ATGAGCCGCCAACTCCTGCCTGTGCAGCTTCTGCTCCTGCTGCTTGGGGCCTCGAGCTCGTGGGGTCAGGAGCAGGGGCCCGAGAGTCCCTCAGAGGAGCCTCCAGAGGAGATCCCCAAGGAGGATGGGATCTTGGTGCTGAGCCGCCACACCCTGGGCCTGGCTCTGCGGGAGCACCCTGGCCTGCTGGTGGAGTTCT ACGCCCCATGGTGTGGGCACTGCAAGGCCCTGGCCCCCGAGTACAGCAAGGCAGCTGCCCTGGTAGCGGCCGAGTCGATGGCGGTCACGCTGGCCAAGGTGGACGGCCCCGCGCAGCTGGAGCTGGCCGATGAGTTTGGCGTGACCGAGTACCCCACGCTCAAGTTCTTCCGCCACGGGAACCGCACACACCCAGAGGAGTACACGG GACCACGGGAAGCAGAGCACATCGTAGAGTGGCTGCGACGGCGGGTGGGGCCCAGTGCCACGCGGCTGGAAGACGAGGCGAGTGCCCAGGCGCTGATCGATGCCCGGGACCTGGTGGTCATCGGCTTCTTCCAG GACCTGCAGGATGAGGACGTGGCCACCTTCTTGGCCCTGGCCCGGGACGCCCTGGACGTGACCTTTGGCCTCACGGACCGGCCGCAGCTCTTCCAGCACTTTGGCCTCACCAAGGACACCGTGGTCCTCTTTAAGAAG TTTGATGAGGGGCGCGCGGACTTCCCAGTGGACGAGGAGCTTGGCCTGAACCTGGGCGATCTGTCGCGCTTCCTGGTCACGCACAGCATGCGCCTGGTCACGGAGTTCAACAGTCAG ACGTCCTCCAAGATCTTCGCTGCCAGGATCCTCAATCACTTGCTGCTGTTCCTCAACCAGTCACTGGCTGCGCACAGGGAGCTCCTCACAGGCTTTGGGGAGGCAGCTCCTCACTTCCGGGGGCAG GTGCTGTTCGTGGTGGTGGACGTGGCGGCCGATAATGAGCACGTGCTGCGGTACTTTGGCCTCAAGGCTGAGGCAGCCCCCACCCTGCGCTTGGTCAACGTTGAGACCACCAAAAAGTACGCTCCCGTGGACGGGGACCCTGTCACTGCTACTTCTGTCACTGCCTTCTGCCACGCAGTCCTCAACGGCCAAGTGAAG CCCTATCTTCTGAGCCAGGAGGTACCCCCTGACTGGGATCAGCGGCCAGTTAAGACCCTCGTGGGCAAGAATTTTGAGCAGGTGGCATTTGATGAAACCAAGAACGTGTTTGTCAAGTTCT ATGCCCCCTGGTGCACTCACTGCAAGGAGATGGCCCCTGCCTGGGAGGCGCTGGCCGAGAAGTACGAAGACCACGAGGACATCATCATCGCTGAGCTGGATGCCACGGCCAACGAGCTGGACGCTTTCACCGTGCATGGCTTCCCTACCCTCAAGTACTTCCCAGCAGGGCCGGGTCGGAAG GTGATTGAATACAAAAGCACCAGGGACCTGGAGACCTTGTCCAAGTTCCTGGACAACGGGGGCGAGCTGCCCATGGAGGAGCCCCTGGAGAAGCTGGCACCCCCATCCCCG GAGCCACCCGCCAACTCCACTGTGGGGTCCAAGGAGGAGCTGTAG